One Spinacia oleracea cultivar Varoflay chromosome 4, BTI_SOV_V1, whole genome shotgun sequence DNA segment encodes these proteins:
- the LOC130459748 gene encoding uncharacterized protein, with product MCKQSIYNCIFYRMCSAFRSYKRLGGQSKGTKLTWIPAQCAQQPGSLDCGYYVMRFMYDIIMKHGNSQDLTKDFSRTLPYSPEEINEVKDFWADYFMNNVEFLA from the exons atgtgtaaacaaagtatatataattgcatattttatcgaatgtgtagtgcttttcggagttacaagagactaggtggacaatctaagggaactaaattaacatggattccagcacag tgtgctcaacaaccgggatcactagattgtggctactacgtcatgcgttttatgtacgacataataatgaagcatggtaatagtcaagatcttactaag gatttttcaagaacattgccttattcaccggaggagattaatgaggtgaaagatttttgggcagattacttcatgaacaatgtcgaatttttagcttaa